One Euphorbia lathyris chromosome 1, ddEupLath1.1, whole genome shotgun sequence DNA segment encodes these proteins:
- the LOC136210907 gene encoding AAA-ATPase At2g18193-like has product MSNPAYSAILRMVALLIQNLSSFPSTSSLLSLYASFSTSLMLFRNVYHELVPKKLEEFLKAKFKSYFSTYKISPCYDTFIIDDSWKGISRNKLLEIAKFYLSTKIGPKNKIIRVGKFSGQKKLTAGLVRGQEIVDSFQGIDIKWHFDLQSREDGGGEYFKLSFEAKHRDKVFDEYLKHIITIHKSMTTNNKERVLMLYSLCRGNWRSIEFEHSATFDTIAMDSDLKKSIIQDIDRFLTRKDYYKRIGKAWKRGYLLYGPPGTGKSSLIAAMANYLKYDIYVLELSDIGSDYQLRSTILETDRKSIIVVEDIDCTSEVHDRSKSDEDSDSSDSSCDSDDKDVSFSLSSLLNCVDGLWSSSLEERIIVFTTNHKEVLDPALLRPGRMDMHIHMSYCSREGYRVLVSNYLEIKEHPLFKEIDEVIESVEATPASLAEEMMKSDDPDIALAQVLKFLNQKKIEKAAAQDDENSLT; this is encoded by the exons ATGTCAAATCCAGCTTACTCTGCAATCCTGAGAATGGTCGCTTTGTTGATCCAAAACCTTTCAAGTTTTCCATCTACTTCTTCTTTATTATCTTTATACGCTTCTTTCTCCACTTCCTTGATGCTCTTTCGGAACGTCTATCATGAACTTGTTCCCAAAAAGCTTGAAGAATTTCTCAAGGCTAAGTTCAAATCCTATTTCTCCACCTATAAGATTTCCCCTTGTTACGACACTTTCATTATCGATGATTCATGGAAAGGCATTTCTCGCAACAAACTTCTCGAAATAGCTAAATTTTATCTTTCCACCAAAATCGGCCCTAAAAACAAGATCATCCGAGTCGGAAAATTCAGCGGACAAAAGAAATTAACCGCCGGCCTTGTTAGAGGCCAGGAAATCGTCGATTCTTTCCAAGGCATTGATATTAAATGGCACTTCGACCTCCAATCAAGAGAAGACGGCGGCGGTGAATATTTTAAACTAAGTTTCGAGGCCAAACACAGAGACAAGGTCTTTGATGAATACCTCAAACATATTATTACTATACACAAGTCTATGACTACGAATAACAAAGAAAGGGTTCTGATGCTGTATTCGCTTTGCCGTGGAAATTGGAGAAGTATTGAATTTGAGCATTCTGCTACTTTTGATACAATCGCCATGGATTCCGATTTGAAGAAATCTATTATACAAGATATTGACAGATTTCTCACCAGGAAGGACTATTATAAGAGAATTGGTAAAGCCTGGAAACGCGGTTATTTACTGTACGGTCCTCCTGGAACTGGTAAATCAAGCTTGATTGCTGCTATGGCCAATTACTTGAAGTATGATATTTATGTTCTAGAGCTTTCTGATATTGGTTCGGATTATCAATTAAGGAGTACTATTCTGGAAACAGATAGAAAATCTATAATTGTTGTTGAAGATATAGATTGTACCTCAGAGGTTCATGATCGGTCCAAATCCGATGAGGATTCTGATTCTTCTGATTCCAGTTGCGATTCGGATGATAAAGATGTTAGT TTTAGCCTGTCATCACTGCTAAATTGTGTGGACGGACTGTGGTCCAGCAGTTTAGAGGAGAGAATAATAGTATTCACAACGAATCATAAAGAAGTATTGGATCCAGCATTGCTTAGACCGGGAAGAATGGATATGCATATACACATGTCATATTGCAGCCGTGAAGGATATAGGGTATTGGTGTCAAATTATCTAGAAATAAAAGAACATCCTCTCTTTAAAGAGATAGATGAAGTGATTGAGAGTGTGGAGGCAACACCAGCTTCATTAGCTGAAGAAATGATGAAAAGTGATGATCCAGATATAGCTCTAGCTCAAGTCCTCAAATTTCTCAACCAAAAAAAGATTGAAAAAGCAGCAGCTCAAGATGATGAAAACTCTCttacttga